A genomic window from Xyrauchen texanus isolate HMW12.3.18 chromosome 15, RBS_HiC_50CHRs, whole genome shotgun sequence includes:
- the LOC127656469 gene encoding ETS domain-containing transcription factor ERF-like, whose product MDCNCVSDLLLTPPVPTLWTPGIAFPDWAYKPESSPGSRQIQLWHFILELLQKEEYQGVIAWQGDYGEFVIKDPDEVARLWGIRKCKPHMNYDKLSRALRYYYNKRILHKTKGKRFTYKFNFSKVVLVNYPLLDMASSPFLLAQNHFNGGASTPDCSPVTPEALQSLFPRLPESGRGPSLFERGAGAPGPEGDKLRLDTFPFFSSGAPCYSKPPSLLGPYARNTSFDYPWGFNPYLPGAFSLNNCPKLPPGSLYSSHFYPNPLQSSLSQLPHPFSSLLPPGDTTVAERAQTGGTNGSATGQPPRLCIPPYPGTLSVGRTELGNGVTGVGDRERGESNTGLGLGLGLGLGSVGVGSGGGGRQSPSERRKGVKQDPESDSELEITDLSDCSSENENEPDFSLGKGPGLGGCSQLLEAKSGGLGGVLPPLSSLPPPVSPHPLKSLVPLTPSPPSLSPSLCMVDRHRETETPKHIAHS is encoded by the exons ATGGACTGTAACTGTGTAAGTGACCTGCTGCTCACGCCACCTGTCCCAACCCTCTGGACACCAG GCATCGCCTTCCCAGATTGGGCCTATAAGCCAGAGTCAAGCCCAGGCTCCAGGCAGATCCAGCTGTGGCACTTCATCCTGGAACTGCTGCAGAAGGAGGAATACCAGGGGGTGATTGCCTGGCAGGGAGACTATGGTGAATTTGTGATCAAAGACCCAGATGAAGTGGCAAGGCTGTGGGGTATTCGGAAGTGCAAACCTCACATGAACTACGACAAGCTCAGCCGAGCACTGAG GTACTACTACAACAAACGTATTTTGCACAAAACTAAAGGCAAGCGCTTCACATACAAGTTCAACTTCAGTAAGGTGGTTCTGGTGAATTACCCACTGTTGGATATGGCCAGCTCTCCATTCCTTCTGGCACAGAACCACTTCAATGGAGGGGCATCCACACCGGACTGTAGCCCTGTCACACCCGAG GCCCTTCAGTCTTTATTCCCTCGTTTACCTGAATCGGGTCGAGGGCCTTCCCTGTTTGAGCGTGGCGCAGGGGCCCCAGGGCCTGAAGGGGATAAGCTGAGACTGGACACTTTCCCTTTCTTCAGCTCAG GGGCCCCTTGTTACTCTAAACCTCCATCCCTGTTGGGTCCTTACGCAAGGAACACCTCTTTTGACTACCCCTGGGGCTTCAACCCCTATCTCCCAGGGGCCTTTTCTCTGAACAACTGTCCCAAATTGCCCCCGGGCTCCCTCTACTCCTCTCACTTCTACCCTAACCCACTACAGTCCAGCTTGTCTCAGCTACCACACCCCTTCTCCTCTCTTTTACCCCCCGGAGACACCACCGTGGCAGAACGTGCACAAACAGGAGGAACCAATGGCTCAGCAACTGGTCAGCCTCCTAGACTCTGCATCCCACCATACCCAGGGACCCTGTCAGTGGGTCGGACTGAGCTGGGGAATGGTGTTACTGGTGTAGGCGACCGGGAAAGAGGGGAATCCAACACCGGGTTAGGCCTAGGCCTGGGTTTGGGTTTGGGCAGTGTTGGAGTGGGAAGTGGAGGAGGAGGTCGTCAGAGCCCTTCTGAGCGGAGAAAGGGTGTAAAGCAGGATCCAGAGTCTGACTCTGAGCTGGAGATCACAGATCTGAGCGACTGTAGCTCCGAGAACGAGAACGAGCCAGACTTCTCTCTGGGGAAGGGGCCAGGGCTTGGTGGTTGCTCGCAACTCCTAGAGGCCAAATCTGGGGGCCTCGGGGGCGTCTTGCCCCCTCTATCCTCTCTTCCTCCACCTGTGTCTCCACATCCCCTTAAAAGCCTGGTGCCCCTGACTCCTTCACCTCCATCCCTCTCACCCTCGCTCTGTATGGTTGACAGGCACAGGGAAACAGAGACACCTAAACATATTGCTCACAGTTAA